The genomic region GTAGCTCATTTTTCCCATGTTTCAGGAGCAAGCATGGTGGATCTGCAAATATCAGGTATACTTGCAAGTTTATACCAGCCTCTGCCTGGGGTCACTGTGGAAAGCGTAATTTTGTTTCTTGACCCACAAGAGTTTTTGTGTTCTGAAGAATTTTTctgtcctcctccctcctccagccttCCTTTGTATTCCTCTGTGGCAAAGTCACAGGTTGATCAATATCTGACCTTTCTCCAAGTCCTGCTGTATGTGAGCTTATCCCAATAAATTTCTAAAGTGGCAGTTTTAAGTAGGAATACCTTAgtcactgtgaattttttttttcctaagactttTGTGCAATGGCATTTCATTCTAGGGCTATGTCCAGATACAATATGCTATGCCATCCGTCCTATTTGCTGTACtgaaattaaatatgtatatCACACTGAGTTTGGTTATTCTTTTCACATATATAGCAGCATCCATGATCACACTGACTCACACTGCTTCATGAAGATCCTCCAGGGAAATCTAAAGGAGACTCTGTTTGAATGGCCTGAGAAAAAAGGGAATGGTGAAATGACTAAGAAATCAGAACGAGTTTTGAGAGAAAATCAATGTGCCTACATTAATGGTAAGCTATTAAGCTTGTTTTGACAACCACCCATCCATGAGTATTATTCCTAACGTAAGAGTTCATCCGCTTTCTAGTCTCCTACCTTTAACAGTATAATACTAATGGCTTTATGCACGGTTTAAGAACATGGCTCTCTAGATTCTGCACAAACCTGTATTTAGATtcagtaaaacaaacaacaaaaagatatGCTTTTAACTCACTCTTAAGACACTGCAGCAATTGCTTGATACTTAAGTATGCCGGATATCTCCTCTAGACCAAGCAGCCTTCAGCACTGTGTCCATAATGACTCTCTGAAATTGCTTGTAAACATAGACCTTAAATAGTATTTTGTGAGAAATAAGGGAACCAAAGTTTAGATAGCTTAAtcaccttgatttttttcaaagaaataatccTTTTAGTCAGTCATGGAAATCCTAGgtcaaaaatgtaaaagctgtctAAGGAATAAATTGaccagccaggagcagaggccccaaTCCTCAGTGCTACTTCTTGTCCAAATCAACAAAAGACTGTAGTGCTGAAGTGCAGTGTCAGAGTTGAAATGCTCAAGTCTACCCAATCTACAAAAAAAATTGCCTGACTGCACAGATGCTGAGAGACCACTAAGTCTCCACCAGTAAGGCTCCGTAGGTACCTAAATCCATGCCATTACATGTATCTGCAACTATCACCATCTTGTGCTATGCTGGAGGCCATCCTGGAGCGGCCAGCTGGGTGTAACATACTCTGATGCTATGAAAGACATTGCACATCATGCTGAACAGCAATGAGTTCAGCAGAACAAAGGCAAAGCATCAGAAAAGGGGGCCGTCTGCCTTTTATGTGATGAGTTAAAAACTGAAGCACACACCTTGTGGGGCTGAGCTTGGGAACTCCCTGGTTGGAGGGAGCCTCATGTTGGGTTATGGACTAAGCCAGGGTGAGGGCATTGGGGAAGAAAgactcctgctctgcagccctctgtTGGAGGTATGCCACATTAAGTGAAAATCCATAGGACGGAATGCAAGAAGGAGCTTGACACGTCTGCTGGTGCTCCCATGCCAGTGACATGGATTCTCAGACTCAGTCAGGTTTTCCTACCTATGCGGTTCTTTCTGATGCAAGCAATTGCACCCTGTGTGCATCTGATCCAAAGCTTCCTTGGTTGTGTTAAACAAATTTGATATCCAATTCTCTGAGGCAGTTTGGATCTCTGCCATGTTTCATAACAGATGTTTTGGCTTAAAAGAAACAGGTAAAACAAGTAGAAGGAAAACACTGACGATGTGTTGATTGCACTAACTACTTCAATAGTGAGTGACCTTCATGTTTCTATTGTGTGCTTCTTGGTTACtcttgtactttatttttaaggTTAGAACCCACTAAACAGTTTATTTGAGTTTCCCATTAGATGACACAGATCTaggacatttttttcccctacatccTCTATTTAGATAAACTACGTTAACGACACTTAAGGCTTACACTTCAAATGTATCAGAGTTAAGAGTGTACTCATGATTCTCAGGGTATCAAGCCTATGTTGCACAATACAGGTCTAGGTACTGTATAACATTAATTAAAGTACAAAGGCCTGAGTTGTTTTTACAGCAGGGTCATAAATTTAAATTCAAGGTCTCTTTTAAGTAACCCAAAACGTCCACTTTAGTGTAGAATGGAAACGTTTTGTTTTGTGGATGTGATTCTTCATACCTTACGTTTTTACGTAATAGCTTGATTTCTACTCCACCGCCGCAGAAAGTGCCGTTACTTCATTAGAAACCACACAAGAGACAGTGCCTTGTTTTATTATGTGTTCAATTACGCTTACTATTCAATTAAGGTTGGAAGTATGCCAATCACTACTAATTTGTCACCTTAGTCAAAAGAGCAGATAAATGAAAAGGCTGTTCGCCAAACTAGTAAATTGGAAGGATTAATTAGGAAACAGATGCCTGCAGTAGAAGACAACTATGTCTCTGTCCGTAAGACAATGGCCCACATACACATAGGTGACCTTTAATGTGACTGATATCCTTGTGACAGGGCTGTGAATTAGCAATACAAAAACTTTTTCCCTGTAAAATGTCTTGCTGATTTTTAGAAATGCAAACCTTCCTGCTTCTGCAGCACCTATAACAACAGCATCTCCTAGGAAAGTAAATAACCTTGAAGTCCTTTGGGAATGACAGCTAGAAAATTACTGACAGCATGGCCTTCCTTAAGTTTCTCTGGTTTTCTATTGGCCTTTATCCTGTAGCAGATAATCCGGAAGTTACATGAAGTGTGGAAGGCAATAAGGTATTTTGAATTACCAGTGTATTTAGGAATCTGTGCTAGAGAACAGCAGTCAAATTCCCTGTACCGAGTTACTTGTTGCCCGTAAAAGTGCAGGCATGCCTAACTGGCTTGCTCATGAATTTTGGTTTAGAAAGCATTTTTCCAGGTGTCTGAGATCTCGTTAAATCTTCCTGCTAACACAACCTCTCATTTCATGCCCTCGCTGGTGTAGACTCCATTGGCCTGCACCGTGTGGAGAACATAAGCCACACAGAGTCTGCTGTTAGCCTGCATTTGTACAGCCCACCCTTCGACAGCTGTAACACCTTTGATCAGAGGACTGGACACAAGCACAAAGTGAAGATGACCTTCTACAGCCAGTTTGGAGAAAGGACTCTCTGCGTAAGTATGGGATAACACGCTCCCCGCCCGGCCCTGGGCTCTGAGCCCTCAGCCCTTGTGGGGACAGGCACGAGGGGCTGCCCTCTTCCCTGCGCAGGGCAGAGCGCCGGTGCCCCAGGACAGGCAGGAGGTCCAGCAGCCTCGCCTTTGCTGGGCCATCCCCGTCTAGGACCGGCATAAAACCTGTTTCCAAATACTACTCGATTTGTCGATTTGCACTTCCCTCGTGTAGAGTTCCCTGCTTTGTAGCTTGCCTCCCCTTCATCAGCAGGAGATCGGTTCCGAGCAGAGAGGAGGATTAATGAGAACTTTGCTACTAGCTAAGCATCTTCAGACAGCAAATGATGGTAAATGCAACCTAGTCAATGGAAAACTGTGAAGCAGCTACGTTGTTTTGGCCAACTTAAGTCATGTGTAACATTTCCTGCCTAAACTGTTCTGCCAAAAAGCATTACATTTCAAGTCAGTTGTTTTAAACGTTGTAGCTTACTGTAAAGTAAAGAATTCTTTAATAAAGTTAATTTAAGTCTTTAAAATCAAAACTTTGACACAGAAAGACTTCCTCTGAGAGTGAGAATAGGCTGGTTGGCTGTTGTCTGCATTCTTGAGCAATGGCATGAGATTTTATTTGGATAGAAAAGAAATCTTAAGATCAGCTTTGGGGGACCAAGCTAGGACATCTGGGAGAGTTTAATAGGGTTCCTTTTAGTGCTCTTCCATGCATTGGGAACATAACTACTTATACGGGGAGAAAAGACAGATTCTTGATGTTGAGCCACAGAGTTCAAagactgtttggttttgttagaTACAGAACACTTTCACCTTTCACTGAAGCCAGAAATTCAGTGCTCAGGAGTTTCCCGGAGTGAGCGCTTAGTAAGATCCAGTTAAAGTTTTATATAATGGACAAGTACcatgtaaattatttctttgaagctTGTCACATTACATGATTACAACTTTACCAAACAGCTGAAACACAAACTTTGACCTTCCTGAGTTTGAAAGGTCCTTGAGAAAGTAAACTCAAATttataattcagattttaaagggaaataaacATGGAAAAATGTTGAACAAAATTCACGCAAGAATTCAgtatttgcttgctttctttttgttttaactgtttaTTGAATATGAAGTATGTAAGATAACAAGCAAGTCTAGATGTTTTGACTTGGACTATTTTCCTACCCTTGATCTGTAACCATTGGGCAGTGTTTGTACCTTTTGTGAGAAACTGGATCTGGCTTACAGGAGAGAGGTAAATCTTAATCATTGAGTCTCTTTCATGAATTCCTGTAAATGGAATTCAAGTAAGGGGGAAAGTGGTAGCAAGTTTGGGTCATCCAGCTGCCTGAAATGTCTTCACGCTACAAAAACCTTCTGGTCTCAGTGAGGGTTTCTGGAAAGCTGACTGGAAAATCAAACTTTCTTCTGCTTACCAGATCTCAAAAAGATGTAGAAAGACAGAGAGCTATAagttaaaaaccccaaaagagCAATGTAAAGTATACTCGTCTGTCTTTTATGAGTGAGAAGAACTGCCAGCTGAAGCATATTCAGTGCTTCCtctttgtcttaattttttctgCAGGTAAAACACACAGGTAAATCCCTAGTGGCTTCTGGCCATGATGAAGTCTTAATTAACTAAATCTCCAGTAAATACATCATAAGTTATATAGGCCTAATAGTTAAAATAGTATGTAGTATGTCCAAGGACTTGCCTGTAGAAACAACTATTTACACAGTTCAGGTACAAACCATGAGAATACCGATGCAAAAGTTCACTGagggaaaactgatttttctcttggGTGTCACAGCACATCAGTTCCTGCTGCCAGGAATTTTGCTGGGGGAAGTGATTTCTCTTTGCAGCCTGTCTTCCAAGTTGGACTTTCAAGCAGTTTCTGTCAAAACAAAGTAGAGCAAAGTATTGGGGAGAAAAGACAGCCCGAAGGAGGAAGAACTCCTCAGCTGTCCCTTCTGCTGTGGGCTTGCTCGTGGTCACACAGAGCCAATACACAGGGTGATTTTGTGAGGTGCACAGTGCCCTCTATAAAACTCTGACAAGgagtactgaaaataaatacactaAGTATTTTAAGGTGCTGAGCTACTCCAGGAATAAAGGCCCATGCTGAGAACATGAAGTAGGTGGTGACTCTCTCTTTCCTCAAAACAGCaacctctcctctttccttttagGCAACAGCAGTGCCGCAGGAGAACAACTGAGAAGCACCAGCACGCATCTGCATAAGACCTGCTGAATGTTTAACCAGGGACAGAAGACTTGCATGGCTAAGGCCGACAGCCAGCTGTATTTCTATACCTTGTACATAGAAGTACACTAGGGCACCTTCCAGGCCACCCTCAGTTCCCCCGAGCAAATGCCGATTATGGGACACTAAGCTAAGTAGTGCCATAAACTACTTCAGAGGTTAGATGCCTTTTCTTAGGCTCCTGTCAGAATTAAGTAGTTTGTTTTCTGATTCTGGCCTCCTTTTAATTCCACTTCTGATACCACACTGAGAATATCAGAAATAGGGTTTTTAAACATCATCTGACACTACTTAACAGGCCTATGTGTATGTATGCTCTCAATGTAATTAATAACTATACGAACTTCTAAGCTTCCAGTCATTTGTACCTATGGGTAGTACACTAGATACAACtaacagcagctcttttttttttttttttattaagtctTTTAGGTTTTAATGCTCTAGGCCATTTTGataattttgtgcattttttactttttattttttacaatttcaTTTGTCAGATGATTGTTTTAAATAGGAGCAGCAAAATGCTTCATGCACAATGATCTTCAAAACTGATTGGGCAGAGATTTGGGTTTAGAATAAGACTAATCATACTTAATTCAGCTAATGTCCAGTTTCCAAAGTATTCTGTGTAGCTACTGAAGAAGgtaactgaaataaaactggaTTTGTGCACAGATTTCAACGTTTTCAGCCTTTTTCTCCTGGTAACTAAATTATTCATCACACTTCACCAAAATCCACATTCCTCATGAACATCTAAGTCTTTTCCAAGCAATGCACTATtagaaaagtctttaaaaagttgaaaatatttcaaacatgCGAAGAATCCTGATCCAAATTAAGTTGGTGGGAGTTCTGCCATTGACTTCACTGACGCTTAGTTTTATCCTCCAGATTTAGTTACAAGGAGAGAACCATCTTGAAAAAAGTTAACTCTAATTAAACATATCAAAACCAGCAAAGCTGCCCACACTGAGGCTATCCCATTCATTTAATGCGGTTAGTACATAAGACAAGTAGAGAATGTATAGCAAGTCTAGTCTGGTAGGTGACTGCTGGTTACTGAGGCAGCAGTTTTACAGTATCCTTTTACATGAGTCACATATTTTCCTCCATATTGACAGGcccagaaaatatttgctttatgaGACCCTGTTTCCAGAGAGGCTGTGTcaaatttcaaaaaatgtttgAGCAGTgtaacagtttttaaatgaacttttgcCCTTGGGCTGCAATTACTCCTTGAGGACCAGTGGGAAAAAGCAGTAGGTGCTTTGCaacattcttttttttggggagaggggcagggagaaggaagaaagggggcatggaaggagaagaaaaaaaattgaaagataaaGCAGGCCTAAAGGCAATAGAAGGGGGATAAGCATCTGCAGTAAGTGGGGACTGTCTGCCTGAGGTGGACCTGGAGGCTAAAGGGGTCAAGGGAACATGCAGCCCAAAACTGGAAGAAGCATTAGGAGCAATGACATCGCAGGCGTGAAGAATCCCCTATGCTTTTCCTGGGCTCCAGCGTACCCCAGACTTTAGCATGTTTCTTTCCCGTTCACTATGAACCAATTCCTGAAAAATCTTGTCAAGCCAGATACTGGGCTTGAGCATCTTAATTTGGCATGGCTCAAGTTGTTATGAGAGTGTCCAGCACCAGAGATGAGCTGAGGCTGGCAGTCCAGCCGCCCTGCTCATGCAGGGACACTGAGAACAGGTAGCTCAGGACTacatccagttgggttttgagtatctccaaggatggaggcaccacagcctctctggacaaactcttccagtgtttgaccaccctcaaaAAGCCTTATGTTTAGACAAAAtgtcttgtatttcagtttgcacCCACTGCTTCTtatcctcctcccccttctcacAGGACATGAGCAGTTTCACTTCACTGACTTCAAATATAGCATATTCATCATGCTTTTGCTTACTAGGTAAAATTAAAGGACAAACCCAACAGCTTGTAGATCACGGGTTCAGTCAGGTCAGAGGAACGGGAAAGATGAGAGAGACAGCCAAGAAGCACAGCAGCGATGACAGCAGCTAGCTGTACCAAGATCCATTGATATAGAAACTTAAGCTGTACTCCAGCTAGCCACACACATGCCTAGCAAGTGAGGCAGTGGAAATATAAGCAGAAGATATAACAACTATCTACCCAAGTTGTCCCAAACACTGTTTAGCCACAGTAAACATGCTATCAAACATTGCATAGAATAATACAggaatttcagtgtttcagaacaAGGTACTTACCAGGCACTTATGCCCACCATACAAGAAACATAAGGGGGGAGCCTATCCAACATAAAGGGCACTAATACAGGAAACTTCAAGAGAGGTTATTAATTGGGTCCAGAGTTCTTAGAACACATACCACAGCTGCCACCTTTGCTACTTCCTAAGCACTAGCTATGCAGCTTGTGCTCTGTATGGCACAAGCATAAAGCTAATACTTACCAAAAGCAATATTTAATCAATAAAAATCAAGTTATATAATGAGAAATAGAGTTACCTTTTCACTTACACAAATATGTTCATGTAACCTGTGCTGGCTTAAAACATAGAAACCAGTAACAACAAAATAGTATTTGCACATTATTATGGCTGAACAGCCAAGGTATTAAACCTTCTAGCATATGAAAGTACTTGAGCTTTGGAGTAGTGCTAACTGGCCAGTTGATGACGTAGCAATATGCTGTAGGCTGACAATTAGCTTTCATTGGATAATGAACAGATGTTTAGCATTTCATATGCTTTCATCTGGGAAGATGCTATTGAGCAGTGTCACTGTAAATTGAAGAGAGTTTAACATTTACCTGGGTTACAGCTAAGATCCTTAAATGGTAAGAGATACTGTCCTAAATCATTAATACTACTAAATCATTCAGGCTGGCAACAGCAGGAGGAACTCAGTCTAACTATGGTTTGGTGCATTAATTAAGATTTCAGTGAAGGAACTTCAACAGAAAGACATAGGGAGGCAAAGTAATGCCAGGAGTGGAGTGAAGTGCAATATTTACATGAATTCAGCAAATTGCaagggtttggtggtttttttgttgttttggagagTCATTATTAGGAATTTTGCAAGAAGAGAAGTTGTTTATCAAACACATGCTTTACATGGGAAGGCTCTGTAGCAAAGAGTGCCTGGGAAGGCATATGCCATATGCAAGGGAAAAGCTGACAACAGGAACTCTTCCAGGAATGGAAATGCTACtcctgtctgtgtggctgtggctGATGAGGACTAGATTCACAGAAGCTCAGGACGTGTGTTCTGGGGCTTTCCACCTATGTATAACCAGCAGGTGAGCAGCTCCTTTTCTTCTCATGCCGAGGTGTGGGAGCTCTGAAGCCTCTAACAGGAATTGTTGCTGGAAGAGGGTCCCTCGCTGCGTAAACACAGTTTCTTAATGTTCTTGTGGATAATTGAGTCTAGAGTTACTTTCTGTCTAACTCACTACAAAATCTTATCATACACGAATTAGTTCAATTTGTTATTTAAGCCTGGGTGACACTTACTTAAGTCTCTTGATGTGTGAGCATTATTCACCTTCTTCCATTGTTGATACATAGAGGAACACAGCAGAAATCAAAATCCACCCTATATGTAACCCTGCTTCCATTATAAAGTTTTTTCCCTAAACCACAAAGATACAAGATGTGCTATTCACTAGCTAATCCTTATAGTTATTTTTCTACACTCCTCTCATGGCCAAGAGAAAGCTGTGTTGCAAGAATATAGCCTTCCCAAGCTTAAAAGAGGTGACCTGCCTACAGTGACTCTGTTTGCAGAGACAAGCAGAACGACATGAAGCTCAGTACTTTTCAACCGTACTATATATTCTGCTCCTGACAGTTTAGCTCATGAAAGACTTTGCTGTCCTTAAATGTCAGAGAGTCTTATGTTCCAGTTATGGACAGTAGCTCCAGCCTCTCTGGCTGGTAAAGGAAGCAAAGCCACCATGGACTAATTGTGCAGGCCTTCAAGACTAGTTCTGACCCTTGTAGCTCATACGAAGCTTTATTCAACAATTAGATCTCAAATCTTTGAATCCTGTGGGTACTTTACCCTACATTGTATTTCTTCAGGGATGAATGACCCCCAAAATAGGGATAGACAAACTCTTCTAACCTAATTGATCATTCCTGCATGCTACATgagaaatgtttggggtttttttaataaataatgaaacatcTTATGtcttttgctctttgcttttaCTCTCCAATTCACTGAAAACCTTTGGTACAGACGGATGAGtacattattttctcttaaagCGTAACTTCTTGACATCTGAGGTGTGCCTCCTTCCTGTCTCATTGTAGGTTCAGAGGAACACATGATGTCAAAATCAACTCTATTTGCACTTTATTtcccagtaggaaaaaaaatccttttctgaacCACAAAGATAAAGTGTATATGCTGTTCACTGGCTCatgctttggtttatttttcatgCCCATCCTGCTCTCGGTTTTAGATTTATACTCTTTCAGGGCCCTGTGCTTTCCTAGGTTTAGTTTAGCTAGCTGGCTGGCCTATGGCCAATGGTGgtgaagaacattttaaaacatgatGATTAAATGTGAATTAATGCATTAATTAGGGGATGAAACTTCATTAGCCTGCTTCCTTAATTCATAATAATTAGACAAATGACATAAGAGGATTGTGTGGCACATGCTACTCTGATCTGGCCAGTGTCCCTGAGATCCACATGAATCACAAAGCTACCATGAGCAAAACATGTTCCCTTGACTAGAAAGCAAAACTTCTGCTCCGAAAGACAGCTACATCCTGTTATTTGCTCCCACTCAGTATTCAGATTCAGACCCTCAGTATCTctggtttttcatttttgtttgttttttaaagcacatcAGGAATGCAAAgtgtttgattttctttgtaAGTCACTGTCTCAGGAAGCTCTGAGAGGAGCAGCCAGAAAAATAaacctcctcttttcttcctagCTGAAAAAGATGCCCCTGCAACACATCATCTGTTTGCAGTCAGCTGTCTGATCAAATAAGcatgctgaaaaatgtttcttcttttgtttctatcTGCAGGCAGGCACAAAGCTCTGCCCTTAGAATTGCAAAACAGCTGTGTGAGTGCTTGGCGTTAGGTGCAGAGACCTCCTGTTGTCATTCACTTAGAGAATGGCCCTGAAAGTGCGTGTCCTAAGCATAAGAACAGGCAATCCTGAGGAGCAGGAATAGCTCTGGAGATTAGAGAACTACCCTGTAAATGCTGAGGGTCTGTTGCTACTGCAAACACCAAGTTCATTTGAGGTCTGGTTACATATGGTTATAGAAGCCCTGGTTTGAACCTCACACTGAAATATTGAAAAACCTGCTGCGAGGCACTCGGACCTGTGGCATATAGCTACTCCTTTGTTGTAACTAAGGCTCTGAATGGACCTGAGGTTCCTTGTATGAGAATATTTACCGAGCATattcacagggaagaaaacagcgTTTGTAAAAGCTTTCCTTTCGCAAAGGAAATGTGCAAAATAGCCCTGTTTAAACTCAGAGGCTGGAGGAAGCCTTATCACCTTTTTGGGCTAGATCTTTATTCAATATAGGTTGGAATATCAATGCTGTCATCAACCGACTTACAATGTTTTACATTGGTTGAAACAATGGTTCTTATTTTAAGCCTTTACTGGGACTGAGTGCTTAATTCTAGTTACATTTAT from Aptenodytes patagonicus chromosome Z, bAptPat1.pri.cur, whole genome shotgun sequence harbors:
- the LOC143172369 gene encoding cysteine dioxygenase type 1-like isoform X1, whose product is MEQPAVMEQPVQTETWKARSLEELVRILHRIFAEDKVSVEEVQALMESYESNPEEWLQYAKFDQYRYTRNLVDNGNGKFNLMILCWGEGHGSSIHDHTDSHCFMKILQGNLKETLFEWPEKKGNGEMTKKSERVLRENQCAYINDSIGLHRVENISHTESAVSLHLYSPPFDSCNTFDQRTGHKHKVKMTFYSQFGERTLCATAVPQENN
- the LOC143172369 gene encoding cysteine dioxygenase type 1-like isoform X2; this encodes MILCWGEGHGSSIHDHTDSHCFMKILQGNLKETLFEWPEKKGNGEMTKKSERVLRENQCAYINDSIGLHRVENISHTESAVSLHLYSPPFDSCNTFDQRTGHKHKVKMTFYSQFGERTLCATAVPQENN
- the LOC143172369 gene encoding cysteine dioxygenase type 1-like isoform X3 → MEQPAVMEQPVQTETWKARSLEELVRILHRIFAEDKVSVEEVQALMESYESNPEEWLQYAKFDQYRYTRNLVDNGNGKFNLMILCWGEGHGSSIHDHTDSHCFMKILQGNLKETLFEWPEKKGNGEMTKKSERVLRENQCAYINDSIGLHRVENISHTESAVSLHLYSPPFDSCNTFDQRTGHKHKVKMTFYSQFGERTLCVKHTGNSSAAGEQLRSTSTHLHKTC